The nucleotide sequence TTCAAGCACGGTAactttttgataaaaaaaattaagCTGAGACTGATTTACCATGCTCacaactaaacttgccatccttGGAGAATATAATTTGCCTTACAAAACGTTTGGTTTGCCATGATAAAAAAATTGACATCATATTTGTAGTGGAGTCCTTCCTTTACATAGAAGACATGGCCGAGGAGTCAAAGAAAAACATTTGCATTGATCCGAAGGAAAATAACCATTTACTACTTCGTCCGGGTATACTAGTCCCCCTTGTATTTTAGGTCATAATTTGGtcatatttaactaataaaatataagttaTACAGTATATAGCAAAAAAATGCATTAGAAATTACATTCAAatacaaattcaacaatataattttttgatgacatgcattaaaattttgcTAGTTAAATATGTGGTCACAGTTTGACCCATATTACAATGCCGTCTCAAAAAATTCAGAGTAAATGAGTGGGCTGTGCTTCTCATCCCTGTAAGGCTGTAAGATGTAGTAATTTCCAAAGAGAACCCGAATCTAGCATCTGAGGGAAAAGCTTCGCGTCTCCCTCTTTAAAAAGCTCCCCCCCGTACGCAGCATCAGCACAGACACAGTCTCACTCTCACAGAAAGAACGGAAACCATCGTCCAGGCAGGCGGTAGAGCGATGGCGAGCCTGAGCGTGCCTCCGGTGCTCATGCCTCCGCGCGATGACGCCGTCGCTCTCCACAAGGCCTTCAAAGGTACGTACGTACACAGATAGATGCAACGAACGATGAACTGTTCCATCCTGCACGAGTACAAAGCCATATACCATCAGGATCTCTACCATCGCCTAGCAACCGAGCTGAGTGGAAACCACAAGGCATGCAAAAAGAACCACAATACATTTTTTtcatatctactccctccgttaagtctttgtagagattctctacaaagacttatatttaggaacggagaaagTATACACATCCTAGCTATGGATACATACACATATTCTGCGTCTTAAAACTGAGTGGAGTACTGCTCCCAAAACGAACCTGCCTGGCTGTGGCTGCAGAACGCTATGCTGCTTTGGGTCCTCGACCCGTGGGGCGTGACACGACCATACTCAACCAGGCCCTCAACGGCGACATCACCGACCTGACAGCCGCCACGGAGGTAATCTGCTCCAGGACGCCGTTGCAGCTGCAGATCATGAAGCAAACCTACCGCGCGAGGTTCGGTTGCTACCTTGAGCATGACATCACCGAACGCACCTACGGTGATCATCAGAAGGTTAGTCTTTTGTTTGTTGTTTCCATCATCATCACATACGTGCCTTTTCTTGATCTGTTTTTGCGTTTGAATCTACCGTCACTGTAACTCAATTATTCGGATGCTGATCAATGCAGCTTTTGCTTGCGTACCTGGGAGTCCCGCGCAACGAAGGCCCGGAAGTTGATCCTTCGGCGGTGACAGACGACGCAAGGGACCTGTATCACGAGAAGAGGGCGGGCA is from Triticum aestivum cultivar Chinese Spring chromosome 1B, IWGSC CS RefSeq v2.1, whole genome shotgun sequence and encodes:
- the LOC123110209 gene encoding annexin D5, giving the protein MASLSVPPVLMPPRDDAVALHKAFKERYAALGPRPVGRDTTILNQALNGDITDLTAATEVICSRTPLQLQIMKQTYRARFGCYLEHDITERTYGDHQKLLLAYLGVPRNEGPEVDPSAVTDDARDLYHEKRAGTDERAFIRIFSERTWAHLVSVANAYQHMYARSLEKAVKSETTGNFQFGLLTILRCADTPAKYFAKVLHKAMKGLGTSNAALIRAAVTRTEVDMKYIKAEYHNKYKGSLAEAIHSETSGNYRTFLLSLVGRDC